Proteins from one Candidatus Margulisiibacteriota bacterium genomic window:
- the alr gene encoding alanine racemase — protein sequence MNTHAEINLTAIKHNIAQIKGLLQPGTRFMAVVKANAYGHGAAAVARSAVEAGADYLGVANLKEALELREAGILAPVLILTESPTSVADEIVQHDLTQTIYSFTEAKALSDEAQKRGKTVRVHVKIDTGMGRVGVLPSEAIAFVTKVASLPALAVEGLFTHFAKAEDPEDHFTVDQFSRFQQIAARLPQIPLKHTANSAAALFHKDTHLDMVRCGLMIYGLYPQGNSRRLINLQPALSFKTRVTYLKKVPTGTPLSYGSTFVTPAETTIATIPVGYADGFSRRLSNKGSVLIRGKRYPVVGRVSMDLTLVNVGAGRVEMGDEVVLIGEQNGQGISADEIAALEDTISYEVVCSIGKRVPRVYK from the coding sequence ATGAACACGCACGCGGAAATTAACCTGACGGCGATCAAACATAATATCGCGCAGATCAAAGGGCTGCTCCAACCCGGCACCCGGTTCATGGCGGTGGTCAAAGCGAACGCTTACGGCCACGGCGCGGCCGCGGTCGCCCGTTCGGCGGTGGAAGCGGGGGCCGATTACCTGGGCGTGGCGAACCTGAAAGAGGCGCTGGAGCTGCGCGAGGCGGGTATCCTGGCCCCGGTCCTGATCCTGACCGAATCGCCGACCTCGGTCGCCGACGAGATCGTGCAGCACGACCTCACCCAGACGATCTACTCGTTCACCGAAGCCAAAGCGCTGTCGGACGAAGCGCAAAAACGGGGAAAAACCGTCCGGGTCCACGTCAAGATCGATACCGGGATGGGGCGGGTCGGCGTCCTGCCGTCGGAAGCGATCGCCTTTGTCACCAAGGTCGCTTCGCTCCCCGCGCTCGCCGTGGAAGGTTTATTCACCCACTTCGCCAAGGCCGAGGACCCGGAAGACCATTTTACCGTCGACCAGTTCAGCCGGTTCCAGCAGATCGCCGCGCGCCTGCCGCAGATCCCGCTCAAACACACGGCCAACTCGGCGGCGGCGCTTTTCCATAAAGATACCCACCTGGACATGGTCCGCTGCGGCCTGATGATCTACGGGTTATACCCGCAGGGGAACTCGCGCCGGCTGATCAACCTCCAACCGGCCCTCTCTTTCAAGACGCGCGTCACCTACCTGAAAAAAGTGCCGACCGGCACGCCGCTCTCTTACGGCAGCACCTTTGTGACGCCGGCGGAAACGACGATCGCCACGATCCCGGTCGGCTACGCCGACGGTTTCAGCCGCCGCCTCTCCAACAAGGGGTCGGTCCTGATCCGCGGCAAGCGCTATCCCGTGGTCGGACGGGTCTCCATGGACCTGACGCTGGTCAACGTCGGCGCCGGCCGGGTGGAGATGGGGGACGAGGTCGTCTTGATCGGCGAACAGAACGGGCAGGGGATCTCGGCCGACGAGATCGCCGCGCTGGAAGACACCATTTCATACGAGGTCGTGTGCAGCATCGGCAAGCGGGTGCCGCGGGTGTACAAATGA
- a CDS encoding PHP domain-containing protein, which yields MPADLHMHSNLSDGSDSPEELVRLAQAAGLTAIALTDHDIVDGIGRAQTEAQAQGQNVEVIPGIEFTTENKQCEAHILGYFIDPDNAELAAALAQIQEGRVKRIYKIAKKLRALKVEVEPEEILAASGGKAPGRPHVAKVLVKRGYVSTIKEAFNRYIDSRGPAYVPHYKLAPAAAVGLIKRSGGIPVFAHPVITNCDELIVELIGAGLRGIEAIYPGYSPDQIERYRALALKHGLLITGGSDYHGANFAREQKLGELPVPDEVVEKLKDEHARGN from the coding sequence ATGCCAGCCGACCTCCACATGCACAGCAACCTGTCCGATGGCAGCGATTCTCCCGAAGAACTGGTCAGGCTGGCTCAGGCGGCCGGGTTAACGGCGATCGCGCTGACCGACCACGATATCGTCGACGGGATCGGGCGGGCCCAAACGGAGGCGCAAGCCCAAGGCCAAAACGTGGAAGTGATCCCGGGGATCGAGTTCACGACCGAGAACAAGCAGTGCGAGGCCCACATCCTCGGCTATTTTATCGATCCGGACAACGCGGAACTGGCCGCCGCCCTGGCGCAGATCCAGGAGGGGCGGGTCAAGCGGATCTATAAGATCGCCAAGAAACTGCGGGCTTTGAAAGTCGAAGTTGAGCCGGAGGAAATACTGGCCGCGTCCGGCGGCAAAGCGCCGGGCAGGCCGCATGTCGCGAAAGTCCTGGTCAAGCGCGGCTACGTCTCGACGATCAAGGAAGCGTTCAACCGCTACATTGATTCGCGGGGGCCGGCTTACGTGCCGCATTACAAGTTGGCGCCGGCGGCAGCGGTCGGCCTGATCAAGCGGAGCGGCGGGATACCGGTCTTTGCCCATCCGGTGATCACCAATTGCGACGAGCTGATCGTTGAGCTGATCGGCGCCGGCCTGCGCGGGATCGAGGCGATCTATCCGGGGTATTCTCCGGACCAGATCGAGCGTTACCGGGCGCTGGCGCTTAAACACGGGCTGCTGATCACCGGCGGTTCGGATTATCACGGGGCGAATTTCGCCCGGGAGCAGAAGCTCGGCGAGCTGCCGGTCCCGGACGAAGTAGTGGAGAAATTAAAAGATGAACACGCACGCGGAAATTAA
- a CDS encoding metallophosphoesterase produces MSKLFWKPATERRGFRLFFSCFLVVLSATATFAYSFVVFGDNQGNYRVLNDLLAKVKQEKGLNFIVHTGDAVPYGEDSHYQKYRKIMAQLPVPYYQVMGNHDGVRGGWRRFAKYYGAFYYSFDYQGDRFVFLNNAFKESFDQAQFNWLKRELARTGARHIFVFMHKPAFDPSEIYRDHVMSGRAVTEELVRLFAKYKVARVFAGHVHGYAKTERDGVVYSISGGGGAQLHLPPELGGFYHYLRIDVNGDRIDDKIRRVYE; encoded by the coding sequence TTGTCTAAATTATTTTGGAAACCGGCGACTGAACGTCGCGGTTTTCGCCTTTTCTTCTCCTGTTTCCTTGTTGTCCTGTCAGCGACTGCTACTTTTGCTTATTCCTTTGTTGTCTTCGGGGATAATCAGGGCAATTACCGGGTCCTGAACGACCTTTTGGCCAAAGTTAAACAAGAAAAAGGTTTGAACTTTATCGTGCACACCGGCGATGCCGTTCCCTACGGGGAAGACTCCCATTACCAAAAATACCGCAAGATCATGGCGCAATTGCCGGTCCCTTATTACCAGGTGATGGGGAACCACGACGGGGTGCGGGGCGGTTGGCGGCGTTTTGCCAAATACTACGGCGCCTTTTATTATTCGTTCGATTATCAGGGCGACCGTTTTGTTTTTTTGAACAACGCTTTTAAGGAGAGCTTTGACCAGGCGCAGTTCAACTGGCTGAAACGGGAACTGGCCCGGACCGGCGCCCGCCATATCTTTGTCTTCATGCACAAGCCGGCGTTCGATCCGTCGGAGATCTACCGGGACCACGTGATGTCGGGCCGGGCGGTGACCGAAGAGCTGGTCCGGCTGTTCGCCAAATACAAAGTGGCCAGGGTCTTTGCCGGCCACGTCCACGGGTACGCCAAAACGGAGCGCGACGGCGTGGTTTATTCCATCTCCGGCGGCGGGGGCGCTCAGCTCCACCTGCCGCCCGAACTGGGCGGGTTTTACCATTATCTCCGGATCGACGTGAACGGCGACCGGATCGATGATAAAATAAGGCGGGTCTATGAATAA
- the dapA gene encoding 4-hydroxy-tetrahydrodipicolinate synthase produces MTELGKLMTAMVTPFKKDLSVDYEQAARLANYLADNGSEALVVHGTTGESPTLTHEEEYELYRVVKKAVGNRVKVIAGTGSNSTATSLKSTKEAEKIGVDGVMIVVPYYNKPSQEGMYQHFKAVAQSTKLPIIIYNIPGRCVVNMLPETVARLAADCPNISGLKDAAGSVEQTKKTIALVPPGFTIWSGDDSLALPMMKVGAVGVISVASHIAGKEIAQMIAAYHAGDRKKAEVLHDRLMPLFNVLFITANPTPVKAALGMIGLPVGIPRLPLIEATAAEKEQIQKVLKDLGLV; encoded by the coding sequence ATGACCGAACTTGGTAAATTAATGACGGCGATGGTGACGCCGTTCAAAAAAGACCTCTCCGTCGATTACGAGCAGGCCGCCCGCCTGGCCAATTACCTGGCCGATAACGGTTCGGAAGCTCTGGTCGTTCACGGCACGACCGGCGAATCGCCGACCCTGACGCACGAAGAGGAGTACGAGCTCTACCGGGTAGTGAAGAAAGCGGTCGGCAACCGGGTCAAAGTGATCGCCGGGACCGGTTCCAATTCGACCGCCACTTCCCTTAAATCGACCAAAGAAGCCGAAAAGATCGGCGTGGACGGCGTGATGATCGTCGTGCCGTATTACAATAAGCCGTCGCAAGAAGGGATGTACCAGCACTTCAAAGCGGTGGCGCAGAGTACTAAGCTGCCGATCATTATCTACAACATCCCCGGCCGCTGCGTGGTCAACATGCTGCCCGAGACCGTCGCGCGCCTGGCCGCGGACTGTCCGAACATCAGCGGTTTGAAGGACGCCGCCGGCAGCGTCGAGCAGACAAAAAAGACGATTGCCCTGGTCCCGCCGGGCTTCACGATCTGGTCGGGAGACGATTCCTTGGCCCTGCCGATGATGAAGGTCGGGGCGGTGGGGGTCATCTCGGTCGCCTCGCATATCGCTGGCAAAGAGATCGCGCAGATGATCGCCGCCTACCACGCCGGCGACCGGAAAAAAGCCGAGGTCTTGCATGACCGGCTAATGCCGCTCTTTAACGTCCTGTTCATCACGGCCAACCCGACGCCGGTCAAAGCGGCGCTGGGGATGATCGGCCTGCCGGTCGGCATTCCGCGGCTGCCGTTGATCGAAGCGACCGCGGCCGAGAAAGAGCAGATCCAAAAGGTGTTAAAGGACCTCGGGCTTGTCTAA
- the uvrB gene encoding excinuclease ABC subunit UvrB, whose amino-acid sequence MSEFELVANFAPLGDQPKAIEQLAAGLKAGDRYQTLLGITGSGKTFTMANVIQAVQRPTLIISPNKTLAAQLCQEFRSFFPKNAVEYFVSYYDYYQPEAYVPQTDTYIEKDSSINDELDRLRHEATASLLSRRDVIVVASVSCIYNLGTPKDYLKAALVFQPGDPVDREELIKQLVGIKYERNDFEVKRGRFRVRGDIIEVLPAYEKNLLRIELDGDRIGRLTTLEPVTSRKLEALERAIVFPGTHYVTVEDKIEGALQAIKRDLDEQLAALRGQNKLVEAQRLEQRTKYDLEMIKEMGYCSGIENYSRYFDGRRPGDSPSTLIDYFPDDFLVFIDESHVTVPQLHAMYNGDRARKGTLIDFGFRLPSALDNRPLKFAEFAAKVKQAVFVSATPSKYEREISGRLVEQIIRPTGLIDPATEVRPAAGQVEDLLQEIKVRVARTERVLVTTLTKRMAEDLSEYLNEAGIKVRYLHSDVETLDRIEILRGLRKGEFDVLVGINLLREGLDLPEVSLVAILDADKEGFLRGETSLIQTIGRAARNANGTVLLYAEKMTDSMKRALAETNRRRKIQIEFNEKNNITPRTIVKEIADISDRVRESKLSEVKRIKEFIPANEIPDLIKALEGEMAMAATELNFEQAAEIRDRIKELKKAFGLK is encoded by the coding sequence ATGAGCGAGTTTGAACTGGTCGCAAATTTCGCCCCGCTGGGGGACCAGCCAAAAGCGATCGAGCAGCTGGCCGCCGGCCTTAAAGCGGGTGACCGTTACCAGACGCTGCTCGGGATCACCGGTTCGGGCAAGACCTTTACCATGGCCAACGTGATCCAGGCTGTGCAGCGGCCGACGCTGATCATTTCGCCGAACAAAACGCTCGCCGCCCAGCTTTGCCAGGAGTTCCGGTCGTTCTTTCCTAAGAACGCGGTCGAATATTTCGTCAGCTACTACGATTACTACCAGCCGGAAGCGTACGTCCCCCAGACCGATACATATATAGAGAAGGATTCCTCGATCAACGACGAGCTGGACCGGCTGCGCCACGAAGCGACGGCCTCGCTGCTCTCCCGCCGCGACGTGATCGTCGTCGCTTCGGTCTCGTGCATTTACAACCTGGGGACCCCCAAAGATTACCTGAAGGCGGCGCTGGTGTTCCAGCCCGGCGATCCGGTCGACCGGGAAGAATTGATCAAACAGCTGGTCGGGATCAAGTACGAGCGGAACGATTTTGAGGTGAAGCGGGGGCGGTTCCGGGTCCGCGGCGACATTATCGAGGTCCTGCCTGCCTATGAAAAGAACCTGCTCCGGATCGAGCTGGACGGCGACCGGATCGGCCGGCTCACCACGCTCGAGCCGGTGACCAGCCGGAAGCTGGAGGCGCTGGAGCGGGCGATCGTTTTCCCCGGCACGCATTACGTCACCGTGGAGGACAAGATCGAGGGGGCGCTGCAGGCGATCAAACGCGATCTGGACGAACAACTAGCCGCGCTGCGCGGCCAGAACAAGCTGGTCGAAGCGCAGCGGCTGGAACAGCGGACCAAGTATGACCTGGAAATGATCAAGGAGATGGGCTACTGTTCGGGGATCGAGAATTACTCCCGCTACTTCGACGGCCGCCGGCCGGGCGATTCGCCCTCGACCCTGATCGATTATTTCCCCGACGATTTCCTGGTCTTTATCGACGAATCGCACGTTACCGTGCCGCAGCTCCACGCCATGTACAACGGCGACCGGGCGCGGAAGGGGACGCTGATCGATTTCGGCTTCCGCCTGCCGTCGGCGCTCGACAACCGGCCGCTTAAGTTCGCGGAGTTCGCGGCCAAGGTCAAACAGGCCGTTTTTGTTTCCGCCACGCCGTCCAAATATGAGCGGGAGATCTCCGGCCGGCTGGTCGAGCAGATCATCCGCCCGACCGGCCTGATCGATCCGGCGACCGAGGTCCGGCCGGCGGCGGGGCAGGTCGAGGACCTCTTGCAGGAGATCAAGGTCCGGGTCGCCAGGACGGAGCGGGTGCTGGTCACCACGCTGACCAAGCGGATGGCGGAGGACCTGTCCGAATACCTCAACGAGGCGGGGATCAAGGTCCGCTATCTCCACTCCGACGTTGAGACGCTCGACCGGATCGAGATCCTGCGCGGCTTGCGGAAAGGGGAGTTCGACGTGCTGGTCGGCATCAATCTGCTGCGCGAGGGCCTGGACCTGCCGGAAGTTTCGCTGGTCGCGATCCTCGACGCCGATAAGGAAGGTTTTCTGCGCGGCGAGACCTCGCTGATCCAGACGATCGGCCGGGCGGCGCGCAACGCCAACGGCACCGTCCTGCTTTACGCGGAAAAAATGACCGATTCGATGAAGAGGGCGCTGGCCGAGACCAACCGCCGGCGGAAGATCCAGATCGAGTTCAATGAGAAAAATAACATTACGCCGCGGACGATCGTCAAGGAGATCGCCGACATCTCCGACCGGGTCCGGGAGAGCAAGCTGTCGGAGGTCAAGCGGATCAAGGAGTTCATTCCGGCCAACGAGATACCGGACTTGATCAAGGCGTTGGAAGGCGAGATGGCGATGGCGGCAACCGAGCTTAATTTTGAGCAGGCCGCCGAGATCCGCGACCGGATCAAGGAGCTGAAGAAGGCGTTCGGTCTGAAATAA
- the coaE gene encoding dephospho-CoA kinase (Dephospho-CoA kinase (CoaE) performs the final step in coenzyme A biosynthesis.): MTIIGLTGPAAAGKNEVARVLRRRGALVIDADKVAHGLYAAQTPVWRELIRNFGSRVLMRGGKIDRKKLGEIVFADRQKLRQLNKLIHPYLKAAVSAELAACDPRRETVVVNAAVLKEIGLLPAVDQVWTVNALRATRLKRLLRRGLNKKEAERLLDAQPPQKEYLAIADQVINNNGTKLQLTAAVLRAWAAVKG, encoded by the coding sequence ATGACGATCATTGGGTTGACCGGTCCGGCGGCCGCCGGCAAGAACGAAGTTGCCCGCGTGTTGCGGCGCCGCGGCGCGCTGGTGATCGACGCGGACAAGGTCGCGCACGGGCTGTACGCCGCCCAAACGCCGGTCTGGCGGGAACTGATCAGGAATTTCGGTTCCCGGGTCCTGATGCGCGGCGGCAAGATCGACCGGAAAAAACTGGGCGAGATAGTCTTTGCCGACCGCCAAAAACTCCGGCAATTGAACAAGCTCATCCACCCTTATTTAAAAGCCGCGGTCAGCGCCGAGCTCGCGGCCTGCGACCCGCGACGCGAGACCGTAGTGGTCAACGCCGCGGTGCTCAAAGAGATCGGTTTGCTCCCCGCGGTCGACCAGGTTTGGACGGTCAACGCGCTCCGCGCGACCAGGTTAAAACGCTTATTGAGGCGGGGCTTGAATAAAAAGGAAGCGGAGCGTTTGCTCGATGCCCAGCCGCCGCAGAAAGAATATCTGGCGATCGCCGACCAGGTCATCAACAACAATGGGACCAAATTGCAGTTAACGGCCGCCGTCCTGCGGGCCTGGGCCGCGGTGAAAGGTTAG
- a CDS encoding Ig-like domain-containing protein has protein sequence MKTNKRAGNWLLIITWSLLLGYWSLAGAAPTISLDEIVSVADDSVVITWQTTDEAATTGIKYGLSLPVSTIYTANGGATANFHYLTLTGLSANTTYFYRLFSQSASGTTESIIKSFKTLARPSGNYLFTFAVLSDLHYAPNKANTESVRGRPYAASDAIVDALVASVNQVNPAFTIIKGDMLDAGVDTPSTRVTQLKARLDNLTAAGATKYYPIPGNHDKYINYGAGNDWVSDNLGVLYPAGAGLPAGDATFNYSFTYQGYRFIMLDSSTVLGTTAEANIATLEAELAAAEAAKQKAFIFMHHEASEEADIPTSILKAVLDEATWEDSDWDKVRLTNKTAFFNTLNSHILSNGEPVTAGVFMGHFHDNRYRQFNNIPFVRTSSGLQFPTGFAVYKVYSNGFLQTFYKLPGYSDPVARPLIVGTEEVSQDRAQQFYLGGGSSRNYASAYSASGTGIAPTVGALQPGNGATGVALNQPVVITFTKPMANDTAVDTWLTLTPGTLTSADWSWSADKTTLTISKTLTASTAYALKVLASAAATDGTVFGADYTATFTAGTAAASAPPVATVDRIRNESGVATDVTTDSTPTLTGIATDENGSSVSNVEFRILNGGWSDWQATLPLDGAFNAPTERFVFTISSEVTRGEHLVQLRAANAAGITATADFPSYAFWEITGRPELTLKSDGTTIINGDPIDPTPSFEVTVVTDQTLAALWFSLDGVRTGIMPAAPGFVNRVTYLATIPEGIHNVLIEAADVDPLGNYRFSTKEAVNLIVQTTGDLRVYGAPLSYPNPFNAGSETVRISYILSRAGNLTLNIFDLTGNLIYKKDIAANDPGAWAGYNEVVWDGKSGAGDVAGNGIYVYILVADGKVAAKGKLTVLKR, from the coding sequence ATGAAAACAAATAAAAGAGCCGGTAATTGGTTATTGATCATCACTTGGTCATTATTGCTTGGTTATTGGTCATTGGCCGGAGCCGCTCCAACCATCTCGCTCGACGAAATAGTCTCGGTCGCCGACGACAGCGTGGTCATCACCTGGCAAACGACCGATGAAGCGGCGACGACCGGCATCAAGTACGGGCTTTCCCTCCCCGTCTCCACCATTTACACGGCCAACGGCGGCGCGACGGCCAATTTCCATTATCTGACCCTGACCGGCCTGAGCGCCAACACGACCTATTTTTACCGGCTGTTCAGCCAGTCGGCGTCCGGCACGACCGAGAGCATCATTAAATCGTTCAAGACCCTCGCCCGGCCGAGCGGCAACTACCTCTTCACCTTTGCCGTGCTCAGCGACCTGCATTACGCTCCGAACAAGGCCAACACCGAGAGCGTCCGCGGCCGCCCATACGCCGCCAGCGACGCGATCGTCGACGCCCTGGTCGCTTCGGTCAATCAAGTCAACCCGGCGTTCACGATCATTAAAGGCGACATGCTCGACGCCGGGGTCGACACGCCATCCACCCGGGTCACCCAGCTCAAGGCCCGGCTGGACAACCTGACCGCCGCCGGCGCCACCAAGTACTACCCGATCCCCGGCAACCACGACAAATACATCAATTACGGAGCGGGGAACGACTGGGTCTCCGATAATCTGGGCGTGCTTTATCCGGCCGGGGCCGGGCTGCCGGCCGGCGACGCGACTTTCAATTACAGTTTCACCTATCAGGGCTACCGCTTCATCATGCTCGATTCGTCGACCGTCCTCGGCACCACCGCCGAGGCGAACATCGCGACACTGGAAGCGGAACTGGCGGCGGCCGAAGCAGCCAAGCAAAAAGCGTTCATCTTCATGCACCACGAGGCATCCGAGGAAGCGGACATCCCGACCAGTATCCTCAAGGCGGTCTTGGACGAGGCCACTTGGGAAGATTCCGACTGGGACAAAGTCAGGTTAACCAACAAGACCGCATTCTTTAATACCTTGAACAGCCATATCTTGAGCAATGGCGAACCGGTCACCGCCGGCGTTTTCATGGGCCACTTCCACGACAATCGCTACCGCCAGTTCAACAATATCCCGTTCGTCCGGACCTCGTCCGGCCTCCAGTTCCCGACCGGCTTCGCGGTCTACAAAGTTTACAGCAACGGGTTCCTGCAAACTTTCTACAAGCTGCCGGGCTATTCCGATCCGGTCGCCCGCCCGCTGATCGTCGGCACCGAAGAAGTTTCGCAGGACCGCGCCCAGCAGTTCTACCTGGGCGGCGGTTCCAGCCGCAACTACGCGTCCGCCTACTCCGCCAGCGGCACGGGGATCGCCCCCACCGTCGGCGCGCTGCAGCCGGGTAACGGCGCGACCGGCGTGGCGCTCAATCAGCCGGTCGTTATCACCTTTACCAAACCGATGGCCAACGATACGGCGGTCGACACCTGGCTGACGCTGACACCGGGCACGTTAACCAGCGCCGACTGGAGCTGGAGCGCGGACAAGACCACCCTAACGATCAGCAAAACCTTGACCGCCAGCACCGCTTACGCCTTAAAGGTCCTGGCGAGCGCCGCGGCAACCGACGGCACCGTCTTCGGCGCCGATTACACCGCTACTTTCACCGCCGGCACGGCGGCCGCCTCCGCCCCGCCGGTCGCTACGGTCGACCGGATCCGCAACGAGAGCGGCGTCGCCACCGACGTCACCACCGATTCGACGCCGACCCTGACCGGCATTGCGACCGATGAGAACGGCTCCTCCGTCAGCAACGTCGAGTTCCGCATCCTCAACGGCGGCTGGAGCGACTGGCAGGCCACCCTGCCGCTCGACGGCGCCTTTAACGCGCCGACCGAGCGGTTCGTCTTCACGATCTCCAGCGAAGTGACGCGCGGCGAACACTTGGTCCAGCTGCGGGCCGCCAACGCCGCCGGGATCACGGCCACCGCCGATTTCCCCAGCTATGCTTTCTGGGAGATCACCGGCCGGCCGGAGCTCACCCTTAAATCCGACGGCACGACGATCATTAACGGCGACCCGATCGACCCGACCCCCTCGTTCGAGGTAACGGTCGTCACCGATCAGACGCTGGCGGCGCTCTGGTTCTCGCTCGACGGGGTCCGGACCGGCATCATGCCGGCCGCGCCCGGCTTCGTGAACCGCGTCACCTACCTCGCCACTATCCCGGAAGGGATCCACAACGTCCTGATCGAGGCGGCCGACGTCGATCCCCTCGGGAATTACCGCTTCAGCACCAAGGAAGCGGTCAATCTGATCGTCCAAACGACCGGCGACCTGCGGGTCTACGGCGCGCCGCTCAGCTACCCGAACCCGTTCAACGCCGGAAGCGAGACCGTTCGGATCTCCTATATCCTGTCGCGGGCCGGTAACCTGACCCTGAACATTTTCGACCTGACCGGTAATTTGATCTATAAAAAAGACATCGCGGCCAATGATCCCGGCGCCTGGGCCGGTTATAACGAAGTGGTGTGGGACGGCAAATCGGGGGCCGGCGACGTCGCCGGTAACGGGATCTACGTCTATATCCTGGTGGCCGACGGCAAGGTCGCGGCCAAAGGGAAATTAACGGTCTTGAAAAGATGA